A region from the Treponema pallidum subsp. pallidum str. Nichols genome encodes:
- a CDS encoding ABC transporter permease yields MVGEDFLYALHTFNARRGRTVLSLLGIVVGITSVVVVATLGSSLGASVEKLFEEDNNNIISVAPVAAHDDGVPRGQLVLTEHVRHHLKERVAGVQGFFYLNYLQASASRRSLHAGAVSVLGVEHGWLAASGLTVSYGSDVSVIGYAVGTHSVILGKQTAEGLFPEGNAVGKTITLYVPIGRNKVLPMVVRVAAVLKEKDDFSFSSAAQVLIPRSVLTREFSRRIADAMDLKVYDSGSIAHVEDKVKSVLTNLTGNEKAFEVSSLHLIVEQMRSFLRAMNMVLTGIAAISLIVGGIGIMNIMLVTVAERRQEIGLRKALGASRMHVLHQFLVESATLTFVGGLCGVVLGLLLSVIVIAGLNAFDFQMTFSPSVVGMFIAFAGSVVIGVCFGSYPAFQAAGLDPIQSLEDR; encoded by the coding sequence ATGGTGGGTGAGGATTTTTTGTATGCACTCCACACCTTTAATGCGCGCAGGGGACGTACTGTTCTTTCGCTTCTCGGTATTGTAGTCGGTATCACTTCTGTGGTGGTTGTGGCAACGTTGGGGAGCTCGCTGGGAGCGAGCGTGGAAAAGTTGTTCGAGGAAGACAATAACAACATAATATCTGTTGCGCCCGTAGCCGCGCACGACGATGGGGTGCCGCGCGGGCAGCTTGTGCTCACCGAGCACGTCCGCCACCATCTTAAAGAGCGCGTGGCAGGAGTGCAGGGGTTTTTTTATCTGAATTATTTGCAGGCTTCTGCGAGTCGGCGGAGCTTGCACGCGGGAGCCGTCAGTGTGTTGGGGGTGGAACACGGTTGGCTTGCCGCCTCCGGTCTTACGGTTTCCTATGGCTCTGACGTAAGCGTTATTGGTTACGCTGTGGGCACGCACAGCGTTATTCTTGGTAAACAAACGGCGGAGGGGCTTTTCCCTGAGGGGAATGCGGTGGGAAAGACCATAACGCTCTACGTGCCTATTGGCCGAAACAAGGTCTTGCCGATGGTCGTGCGCGTTGCTGCAGTGCTCAAAGAAAAGGATGATTTTAGTTTCTCCTCCGCAGCGCAGGTGCTTATTCCACGGAGTGTGCTGACAAGAGAGTTCTCTCGGCGTATTGCCGATGCAATGGATTTGAAAGTATACGATTCTGGATCGATCGCGCATGTTGAGGACAAAGTTAAGTCAGTGCTAACCAATCTGACCGGTAACGAGAAGGCCTTTGAAGTTTCTTCCCTCCATCTTATCGTTGAACAGATGCGGAGTTTTCTCCGGGCAATGAATATGGTCTTGACGGGCATCGCAGCTATTTCACTGATTGTCGGTGGCATCGGTATTATGAACATCATGCTGGTGACGGTCGCCGAACGACGCCAGGAGATTGGGTTGCGGAAGGCACTGGGTGCTTCGCGCATGCACGTGCTTCATCAGTTTTTGGTAGAATCGGCCACGTTAACGTTCGTAGGTGGTTTGTGCGGCGTTGTGCTTGGCCTTTTACTGAGCGTGATTGTTATCGCCGGATTGAATGCGTTTGATTTTCAAATGACGTTTTCTCCTAGCGTAGTCGGCATGTTTATTGCCTTTGCAGGGTCAGTAGTTATTGGGGTGTGTTTTGGGTCGTATCCAGCATTCCAAGCCGCGGGTCTTGACCCAATCCAGTCTTTGGAAGACCGCTAG
- a CDS encoding ABC transporter ATP-binding protein gives MTPVVRVCNVSKVFPMGDAVVHALRGVSFEIAPAEFVSILGPSGSGKSTCMHMIGCLDRPSSGSVFIAGENTACMSERALAHLRNRTVGFVFQQYFLLPTLTVLENVMLPLRYQGVEYFARRRRAEDELAKVGLSDRLAHRPSELSGGQKQRVAIARALVTRPKIIVADEPTGALDSETGRSVLDLFIEINKKGTAVIIVTHDQGVGALASRSLTLKDGKIVGDHVRGHGGADGG, from the coding sequence GTGACTCCCGTTGTTCGCGTCTGTAACGTAAGTAAGGTGTTCCCCATGGGGGATGCGGTTGTCCATGCGTTACGCGGCGTTTCCTTTGAAATTGCCCCGGCGGAGTTTGTTTCTATCCTTGGTCCTTCGGGTTCTGGCAAAAGTACCTGCATGCACATGATAGGGTGCCTCGATCGTCCCTCATCAGGCAGCGTGTTCATTGCAGGGGAAAACACCGCCTGCATGAGCGAACGTGCACTTGCACACCTGCGCAATAGGACGGTGGGTTTTGTCTTTCAGCAATATTTTTTGCTCCCAACGCTTACCGTCTTAGAGAATGTGATGCTCCCGCTTCGCTACCAGGGAGTTGAGTATTTTGCGCGTAGGCGTCGCGCTGAAGACGAGCTCGCCAAGGTTGGCCTGAGCGATCGGCTCGCTCATCGGCCCAGCGAGCTATCAGGAGGGCAAAAGCAGCGCGTTGCGATCGCGCGCGCGCTGGTCACGCGGCCGAAAATTATCGTTGCAGACGAACCTACCGGTGCCCTTGATTCAGAAACAGGTCGCTCTGTGCTCGACTTGTTTATCGAAATTAATAAAAAAGGTACCGCGGTTATCATTGTCACGCATGATCAGGGAGTAGGAGCTCTGGCTTCTCGCTCTCTCACGCTTAAAGATGGCAAGATAGTAGGAGATCACGTGCGGGGTCACGGGGGAGCCGATGGTGGGTGA
- a CDS encoding efflux RND transporter periplasmic adaptor subunit: MTTAQKLLHRKSTIAMVVGILAFLFVLPRLVRALRRVPPPTLSVSKEVVLNRIEISGYIEAAQHQKLESPGEGIVRTVRVQEGDTVKKGQLLFSLENSHQQLDLAEHEFAIEQEEINGVSKKMEIMKLKRNMLQKRLRERYVTAQFDGVVAAFKLSPGQYAKPQDYFGTLIDRSYFKANVEIPEVDASRLKVGQRVEISFPAEPSVKAVGSVTSYPSIARVTSVGRTVVDASIRIDELPEILPGYSFSGAIVAGEQEEILVLKQDGLRYEKGAPFVDRVLPSGKIKSVPVTVEPYVPGFVKIISGLGAGDRVKDQSAARK; encoded by the coding sequence ATGACCACAGCACAGAAACTCCTACACAGAAAATCGACCATCGCCATGGTGGTCGGAATTCTCGCCTTCTTATTTGTTCTTCCCCGCTTGGTGCGGGCGCTGCGTCGGGTTCCGCCGCCTACCCTCAGTGTGAGTAAGGAGGTGGTGCTCAATAGGATTGAGATTTCGGGGTACATCGAAGCGGCTCAGCACCAAAAGCTTGAGTCCCCTGGTGAGGGAATCGTGCGCACCGTACGGGTGCAAGAGGGAGATACGGTGAAGAAGGGGCAACTCCTCTTTTCGCTTGAAAACTCTCACCAGCAGCTTGACCTTGCCGAGCATGAGTTTGCAATCGAACAAGAAGAAATTAACGGTGTTTCTAAAAAAATGGAGATCATGAAGCTAAAGAGAAATATGCTCCAAAAAAGACTGAGGGAACGCTACGTCACTGCCCAGTTTGATGGCGTTGTTGCCGCTTTTAAGCTCTCTCCCGGACAGTACGCGAAACCTCAAGATTACTTTGGCACTCTCATCGATCGCTCTTACTTCAAGGCAAATGTCGAGATTCCTGAGGTGGACGCTTCGCGCCTCAAGGTAGGGCAGCGCGTTGAAATTTCTTTTCCCGCAGAACCAAGCGTGAAAGCGGTGGGGAGTGTCACTTCCTATCCGTCCATCGCGCGCGTTACCAGTGTCGGGCGCACCGTGGTTGACGCCTCCATCAGGATCGATGAATTGCCAGAAATACTGCCGGGTTATTCCTTCAGCGGGGCAATTGTTGCCGGGGAGCAGGAGGAAATTTTAGTCCTGAAGCAAGACGGCCTCCGGTACGAGAAGGGTGCTCCGTTCGTGGACCGAGTGCTCCCCAGCGGTAAGATAAAGTCTGTGCCGGTTACGGTGGAGCCGTATGTTCCTGGCTTTGTCAAAATAATTTCTGGGCTGGGGGCGGGGGACCGCGTCAAAGACCAAAGTGCAGCGAGGAAATAG
- a CDS encoding iron transporter, giving the protein MKRVSLLGSAAIFALVFSACGGGGEHQHGEEMMAAVPAPDAEGAAGFDEFPIGEDRDVGPLHVGGVYFQPVEMHPAPGAQPSKEEADCHIEADIHANEAGKDLGYGVGDFVPYLRVVAFLQKHGSEKVQKVMFAPMNAGDGPHYGANVKFEEGLGTYKVRFEIAAPSHDEYSLHIDEQTGVSGRFWSEPLVAEWDDFEWKGPQW; this is encoded by the coding sequence ATGAAGAGGGTGAGTTTGCTCGGGAGCGCAGCCATTTTTGCGTTGGTTTTTTCCGCGTGCGGGGGCGGTGGAGAGCATCAGCACGGTGAGGAGATGATGGCCGCCGTTCCTGCTCCAGATGCAGAGGGGGCGGCCGGTTTTGATGAGTTTCCTATAGGCGAGGATCGGGATGTGGGGCCCTTGCATGTGGGAGGGGTGTATTTTCAGCCGGTTGAGATGCATCCGGCTCCAGGAGCACAGCCGTCGAAGGAAGAGGCGGACTGTCACATAGAAGCGGATATCCACGCAAATGAGGCGGGTAAAGATTTAGGGTATGGAGTCGGGGATTTTGTGCCGTATCTCCGAGTTGTTGCTTTCCTCCAGAAGCATGGCTCTGAGAAGGTGCAAAAGGTGATGTTTGCGCCCATGAACGCAGGGGACGGTCCGCATTATGGGGCGAACGTGAAGTTTGAAGAGGGGCTTGGTACGTACAAGGTACGTTTCGAGATCGCTGCACCCTCGCATGATGAGTACTCGCTACATATTGATGAGCAAACTGGGGTTTCCGGAAGGTTCTGGAGCGAGCCATTAGTTGCAGAGTGGGATGATTTTGAATGGAAGGGGCCTCAGTGGTAG